Proteins from one Azospirillum brasilense genomic window:
- a CDS encoding heavy-metal-associated domain-containing protein, whose amino-acid sequence MIAFKVPGMTCGGCAASVRRALGTVAGVEDVQIDLESKDVRVGGAPSADALRTALDKAGFEAEGLPVA is encoded by the coding sequence ATGATTGCGTTCAAGGTTCCCGGCATGACCTGCGGCGGCTGTGCTGCCTCCGTCCGCCGCGCTCTCGGCACCGTCGCCGGGGTCGAGGATGTGCAGATCGACCTGGAGTCGAAGGACGTCCGCGTCGGCGGTGCGCCCAGCGCCGACGCCTTGCGGACGGCGCTCGACAAGGCCGGCTTCGAGGCCGAAGGGCTGCCGGTCGCGTAA